One Spinacia oleracea cultivar Varoflay chromosome 4, BTI_SOV_V1, whole genome shotgun sequence DNA segment encodes these proteins:
- the LOC130471779 gene encoding LOW QUALITY PROTEIN: probable E3 ubiquitin ligase complex SCF subunit sconB (The sequence of the model RefSeq protein was modified relative to this genomic sequence to represent the inferred CDS: inserted 2 bases in 1 codon): MKPKFGDNVSGRVRTTIKSVPQNVKKFCIKSSYGKPALIGGLFTSSCAHDMQCISFVFVFVFFVFVLAGAGAGIWRAWCLTVHSISHDCGAIALNYETGLSFLKGSTNGLFIACFVSLALLVGLPRYGVYVAFSPVSDNVATASADRTAKLWNTDGTLLRTFEGHLDRLARIXPSIHLRSILALEGHIKPVYGVDFSPNGYHLATGSEDNTCRIWDLRKKKSLYIIPAHSKLISQVKFEPQEGYYLVTASYDTTVKVWSSRDFKLIRTLSGHEARVTPLDVIGGLHSEECAYTSEEIDVVREQPAKCFTRKYLLLA, from the exons ATGAAACCAAAGTTTGGGGATAATGTATCCGGACGTGTTCGTACAACAATCAAGTCAGTACCTCAGAATGTAAAAAAGTTCTGTATAAAGTCCTCATATGGGAAACCAGCT CTGATTGGTGGTTTGTTTACTTCTTCATGTGCACACGATATGCAGTGTATTTCCTTTGTTTTTGTCTttgtcttttttgtttttgttctggCCGGGGCCGGGGCGGGG ATATGGAGAGCATGGTGCTTAACTGTGCATTCAATTAGCCATGATTGCGGGGCCATTGCCCTAAATTATGAGACTGGTTTGTCATTTTTGAAGGGGAGTACTAATGGTCTGTTTATTGCTTGTTTTGTTTCTTTAGCTCTGTTAGTGGGGTTGCCAAGATATGGAGTATATGTTGCATTTTCTCCTGTAAGTGACAATGTAGCAACTGCCTCAGCTGATCGTACTGCAAAGTTGTGGAACACAGATGGCACTTTATTGAGAACATTTGAAGGTCATTTAGACCGCCTAGCTCGTAT GCCTTCCATCCATCTGAGAAGTATTCTTGCTTTGGAAGGCCACATCAAACCT GTTTATGGAGTTGATTTCTCTCCTAATGGCTATCATTTGGCCACTGGTTCTGAGGATAACACTTGTCGGATTTGGGACTTGAGAAAGAAAAAGTCATTGTACATAATTCCTGCCCATTCAAAGCTTATTTCACAGGTCAAATTTGAGCCTCAGGAGGGATATTATTTGGTCACTGCTTCATATGATACAACTGTTAAG GTATGGTCATCTCGAGACTTCAAGCTTATCAGGACATTGTCAGGACATGAAGCAAGAGTTACACCCTTAGATGTCATAGGAG gtctacactccgaggaatgcgcctatactagtgaggaaattgatgtggttcgtgagcaaccGGCTAAGTGTTTTACCCGCAAGTATTTACTATTGGcttga